Proteins encoded within one genomic window of Burkholderiaceae bacterium:
- a CDS encoding Deoxycytidine triphosphate deaminase: protein MSIKSDRWIRRMAEQHGMIEPFEPGQIRERQGHRIISYGTSSYGYDIRCAPEFKVFTNIHSTVVDPKDFDEKSFVDFHGDHCIIPPNSFALARTVEYFRIPRNVLTICLGKSTYARCGIIVNVTPFEPEWEGFVTLEFSNTTPLPAKIYAGEGCAQVLFFESDEVCETSYRDRGGKYQGQTGVTLPKA, encoded by the coding sequence ATGAGCATCAAGAGCGACCGCTGGATACGCCGCATGGCCGAGCAGCACGGCATGATCGAACCGTTCGAGCCCGGCCAGATCCGCGAACGGCAGGGCCACAGGATCATCAGCTACGGCACCAGCAGCTACGGCTACGACATCCGCTGCGCGCCCGAGTTCAAGGTGTTCACGAACATCCACAGCACCGTGGTCGACCCGAAGGACTTCGACGAGAAGAGCTTCGTTGATTTCCACGGCGACCACTGCATCATCCCGCCGAACAGCTTCGCGCTGGCGCGCACCGTCGAATATTTCCGCATCCCGCGCAATGTGCTGACGATCTGCCTGGGCAAAAGCACCTATGCGCGCTGTGGCATCATCGTCAACGTCACGCCGTTCGAGCCCGAATGGGAGGGCTTCGTGACGCTCGAGTTCAGCAACACGACGCCGCTGCCGGCCAAGATCTACGCCGGTGAGGGCTGCGCGCAGGTGCTGTTCTTCGAGAGCGACGAGGTCTGCGAAACCTCGTACCGCGACCGCGGCGGCAAGTACCAGGGCCAGACCGGCGTGACGCTGCCGAAGGCCTGA
- a CDS encoding Pyrrolidone-carboxylate peptidase, with amino-acid sequence MVTARRQATAAAPLPCPTVLLTGFDAFGGAQLNPSWLAVHALHGRRVAGHRVIAAQLPTVFGESLQVLHDLLLEHRPSLVICVGQAGGRGTVSLERVALNVEDARIADNAAAQPVDRPVISGGPTAYFTTLPIKSMLLALQHEGVAAEVSQTAGTFVCNHVFYGLMHTLATQRGFRHTRGGFIHLPFLPEQGNPSMSQDDMVRGLRAAIRCALRTTHDSAHGAGSLH; translated from the coding sequence ATGGTAACCGCCAGACGCCAGGCCACTGCCGCCGCGCCGCTTCCCTGTCCGACCGTGCTGCTGACGGGCTTCGACGCGTTTGGCGGTGCGCAGCTGAACCCGAGTTGGCTCGCGGTGCATGCGCTGCACGGCCGCCGGGTCGCGGGGCATCGCGTGATCGCGGCACAGCTGCCGACGGTGTTCGGAGAATCGCTGCAGGTGCTGCACGACCTGCTGCTGGAACACCGCCCGTCGCTGGTGATCTGCGTCGGGCAGGCCGGCGGACGCGGTACGGTCTCGCTCGAACGCGTCGCGCTGAACGTCGAGGACGCGCGCATCGCCGACAACGCGGCCGCGCAGCCGGTCGACCGGCCGGTGATCTCGGGCGGGCCGACTGCCTACTTCACCACGCTGCCGATCAAGTCGATGCTGCTCGCGCTGCAGCACGAGGGCGTCGCGGCCGAGGTGTCGCAGACCGCCGGCACCTTCGTCTGCAACCATGTGTTCTACGGCCTGATGCACACGCTGGCGACGCAGCGGGGCTTCCGGCACACGCGCGGCGGCTTCATCCACCTCCCGTTTCTGCCGGAGCAGGGCAATCCGTCGATGTCGCAGGACGACATGGTGCGCGGCCTGCGCGCCGCGATCCGCTGCGCGCTCAGGACCACGCACGACAGCGCGCACGGCGCCGGATCGCTGCACTGA
- a CDS encoding YpfJ protein, zinc metalloprotease superfamily produces MRWEGNRESDNVEDRRDQGSGAGFAVGGRHIGIGAIVVALLASYFFGINPMTVLNLLGGGGAPVAQTQPAPAHAPPADDRMARFVSTVLADTEDVWTDIFSKAGASYVDPKLVLFRGATPTACGQGEAAMGPFYCPVDRKVYIDLGFYQTLKNQLGAPGEFAEAYVIAHEVGHHVQNLLGISAKVDELRGRASPAQANALSVRLELQADCFAGVWANHAQAARHILEGGDIESAMNAAAKIGDDALQRAATGRVVPETFTHGTSAQRAHWFNTGLQDGTVRSCDTFGAKNL; encoded by the coding sequence ATGAGGTGGGAAGGCAATCGCGAATCGGACAACGTCGAAGACCGGCGCGACCAGGGTTCGGGCGCCGGCTTCGCCGTCGGCGGCCGCCATATCGGCATCGGTGCCATCGTGGTCGCGCTGCTGGCCTCGTACTTCTTCGGCATCAACCCGATGACGGTGCTGAACCTGCTCGGCGGCGGCGGTGCGCCGGTGGCGCAGACGCAGCCGGCGCCGGCCCATGCGCCGCCGGCGGACGACCGGATGGCGCGCTTCGTCTCCACCGTGCTGGCCGACACCGAAGACGTGTGGACCGACATCTTTTCGAAAGCCGGCGCCAGCTACGTCGATCCGAAGCTGGTGCTGTTCCGCGGCGCGACGCCCACCGCCTGCGGCCAGGGCGAGGCCGCGATGGGGCCGTTCTACTGCCCGGTCGACCGCAAGGTCTACATCGATCTGGGCTTCTACCAGACGCTGAAGAACCAGCTCGGCGCGCCGGGCGAATTCGCCGAGGCCTATGTGATCGCCCACGAGGTCGGCCACCATGTGCAGAACCTGCTTGGCATCAGCGCGAAGGTGGACGAGCTGCGCGGCCGCGCCAGTCCGGCCCAGGCCAACGCATTGAGCGTGCGGCTGGAGCTGCAGGCCGACTGCTTCGCCGGCGTCTGGGCGAATCACGCGCAGGCCGCACGCCACATCCTGGAAGGGGGCGATATCGAGTCCGCGATGAACGCGGCGGCGAAGATCGGCGACGACGCGCTGCAACGCGCCGCCACCGGACGCGTCGTGCCCGAGACCTTCACCCACGGCACCAGCGCGCAGCGCGCGCACTGGTTCAACACCGGCCTGCAGGACGGCACCGTGCGCAGCTGCGACACGTTCGGCGCGAAGAACCTGTAG
- a CDS encoding ATP-dependent RNA helicase: MTHTFSTLSLAQPLERAVADLGYESMTPIQEQAIPVVLEGRDVMGAAQTGTGKTAAFALPLLQRMLRHENTSASPARHPVRALVLLPTRELAVQVAQAVSAYAKYTGLRATVVFGGVDMKPQTAELKRGVEVLVATPGRLLDHIEGKNVVLNQVEYVVLDEADRMLDIGFLPDLQRILSYLPKQRTTLLFSATFSPEIRRLASSYLQDPVTIEVARPNATAATVTQHFYSVADDDKRRALRQLVRRQGIAQAFVFVNSKLGCARLARALERDGLKTAALHGDKSQDERLKSLDAFKRGEVDLLVCTDVAARGLDIKDVPAVFNYDIPFNAEDYIHRIGRTGRAGAEGLAISFVGGGNDARLVADIEKLIRRKFEIEPVEFEEDRPNIRRQGRINDGRRAWHGAGAGDERRDAPDAPRGRVAAPREAPNDPLFDQPYRASDGAAAPAWEAAASKPGSRVSANIKPRRKVAALFKAE, encoded by the coding sequence ATGACTCATACTTTCTCGACGCTTTCGCTGGCCCAGCCGCTCGAGCGCGCGGTTGCCGATCTGGGCTACGAATCGATGACCCCGATCCAGGAGCAGGCCATTCCGGTGGTGCTGGAAGGCCGCGACGTGATGGGCGCGGCGCAGACCGGGACCGGCAAGACCGCGGCGTTCGCGCTGCCGCTGCTGCAGCGCATGCTGCGCCACGAAAACACGTCGGCCTCGCCGGCGCGCCATCCGGTGCGCGCGCTGGTGCTGCTGCCGACGCGCGAACTGGCGGTGCAGGTCGCGCAGGCCGTCAGCGCCTACGCCAAATACACCGGGCTGCGCGCGACCGTGGTGTTCGGCGGCGTCGACATGAAGCCGCAGACCGCCGAGCTCAAGCGCGGCGTCGAGGTGCTGGTCGCGACCCCGGGGCGGCTGCTCGACCATATCGAGGGCAAGAACGTGGTGCTGAACCAGGTCGAGTACGTGGTGCTCGACGAAGCCGACCGCATGCTCGACATCGGCTTCCTGCCCGACCTGCAGCGCATCCTGAGCTACCTGCCGAAGCAGCGCACGACGCTGCTGTTCTCGGCCACCTTCTCGCCCGAGATCCGGCGCCTGGCCTCGAGCTATCTGCAGGACCCGGTGACGATCGAGGTCGCGCGGCCGAACGCCACCGCCGCGACCGTGACCCAGCATTTCTACAGCGTGGCCGACGACGACAAGCGGCGCGCGCTGCGCCAGCTGGTGCGCCGGCAAGGTATCGCCCAGGCGTTCGTGTTCGTCAACAGCAAGCTCGGCTGCGCGCGGCTGGCGCGTGCGCTCGAGCGCGACGGACTGAAGACCGCGGCATTGCACGGCGACAAGAGCCAGGACGAGCGGCTGAAGTCGCTCGACGCGTTCAAGCGCGGCGAGGTCGATCTGCTGGTCTGCACCGACGTGGCCGCACGCGGACTCGACATCAAGGACGTGCCGGCAGTGTTCAACTACGACATCCCGTTCAACGCCGAGGACTACATCCACCGCATCGGCCGCACCGGCCGTGCCGGCGCGGAAGGACTGGCGATCAGCTTCGTCGGCGGCGGCAACGATGCGCGGCTGGTGGCCGACATCGAGAAGCTGATCCGCCGCAAGTTCGAGATCGAACCGGTCGAGTTCGAAGAGGACCGGCCGAACATCCGCAGGCAGGGCCGGATCAACGACGGTCGCCGCGCGTGGCACGGCGCCGGCGCGGGCGACGAGCGGCGCGATGCACCCGACGCGCCGCGCGGCCGCGTGGCAGCGCCGCGCGAGGCCCCGAACGATCCGCTGTTCGACCAGCCGTACCGCGCATCCGACGGCGCTGCCGCGCCCGCATGGGAGGCCGCGGCCAGCAAGCCGGGCTCGCGCGTGTCGGCCAACATCAAGCCCAGGCGCAAGGTCGCGGCGCTGTTCAAGGCCGAGTGA
- a CDS encoding Bis(5'-nucleosyl)-tetraphosphatase, symmetrical, with translation MALYLIGDVQGCDAALGRLLGEIGFSASRDTLFQFGDLVNRGPDSLAVLRRMVRYGDAARCLLGNHDLHLLALAHGVRAASRSDTLDPVLQASDRPALLDWLRAQRLARIETIAGRTLLMVHAGVLPSWNAINTIAFASEVEAALRGDDLGGFLRRMYGNEPAQWRDDLQGADRLRVIVNALTRLRFCSADGVMEFTTKEGAAAAPDGYLPWFDVPGRRTAEVTVAFGHWSTLGWLDRPGLISLDTGCVWGGALSALRIDAASNTESRYLGGELIQVRCEQAQVPGAS, from the coding sequence ATGGCACTGTACTTGATCGGTGACGTGCAGGGCTGCGACGCCGCGCTCGGCCGCCTGCTGGGCGAGATCGGTTTCTCGGCCAGCCGCGACACGCTGTTCCAGTTCGGCGACCTCGTCAATCGCGGCCCGGATTCACTTGCGGTGCTGCGCCGCATGGTGCGTTACGGCGATGCGGCGCGCTGCCTGCTCGGCAACCACGACCTGCATCTGCTCGCGCTCGCGCACGGCGTGCGCGCGGCCAGCCGCAGCGACACGCTGGATCCGGTGCTGCAGGCCTCCGACCGCCCGGCTCTGCTCGACTGGCTGCGCGCGCAGCGCCTGGCGCGGATCGAGACGATCGCCGGACGAACACTTTTAATGGTGCATGCCGGCGTCCTGCCTTCATGGAATGCTATCAATACAATAGCATTTGCAAGTGAGGTCGAGGCCGCGCTGCGCGGCGACGATCTGGGTGGCTTCCTGCGCCGGATGTACGGCAACGAACCGGCGCAGTGGCGCGACGATCTGCAAGGCGCCGACCGGCTGCGCGTGATCGTCAATGCACTGACCCGGTTGCGCTTCTGCAGCGCCGATGGCGTGATGGAGTTCACGACCAAGGAGGGCGCGGCGGCCGCGCCGGACGGCTACTTGCCGTGGTTCGACGTTCCCGGCCGGCGGACCGCCGAAGTGACCGTTGCATTCGGCCATTGGTCGACACTGGGCTGGCTCGATCGGCCAGGACTGATTTCACTCGATACCGGCTGCGTCTGGGGTGGTGCCTTGAGCGCGCTGCGCATCGATGCCGCCAGCAACACAGAGAGCCGCTACCTCGGCGGCGAATTGATCCAGGTACGCTGCGAGCAGGCGCAGGTACCGGGCGCGTCCTGA
- a CDS encoding CBS domain-containing protein, translating to MELLLIALLTLLNAVFAMSEMALASSRKARFGAMVEEGDKGAQAALALLARPTQFLSSVQVGITSIGMLSGIIGEAAFSNGVSNWIQMLGVPTRAADISATALVVVAITYVNIVFGELVPKRIGQLYPERVARLVSRPMTWLAAAGSPFVRLLSVSTQGVLRLMRVDNVAARAVTEEEITASLEEGRDAGVIEAQEHQMVQNVFHLDDRPLISLMVPRADVEWLAADATVAQCLERVGAAGKDAHSWYPVCRGSLDDVVGIVSVGRLLQLGPGAPGTIESQVQPAAFLPETLTGMELLEQFRAKSGRMVLVVDEYGVVQGLMTPRDLLEAITGELQPGTQAEAWAVLREDGSWLLDGLMPVSELKVRLDIRDLPEEDRGRYNTVAGLLLSVSGRLPATGERIECAGWIFEVVDLDGRRIDKVLATEIDMPESASESTQPIRN from the coding sequence ATGGAGCTACTGCTGATCGCGCTGTTGACCCTGCTCAACGCCGTGTTTGCAATGTCCGAGATGGCGCTGGCTTCGAGCCGCAAGGCGCGTTTCGGCGCAATGGTCGAAGAGGGGGACAAGGGGGCCCAGGCCGCGCTGGCGCTGCTGGCGCGGCCGACCCAGTTCCTGTCGTCGGTCCAGGTCGGCATCACATCGATCGGCATGCTGAGCGGCATCATCGGCGAGGCCGCGTTCAGCAACGGCGTCTCGAACTGGATCCAGATGCTGGGGGTGCCGACGCGGGCGGCCGACATCAGCGCGACCGCGCTGGTGGTTGTCGCGATCACCTATGTCAACATCGTGTTCGGCGAACTGGTGCCCAAGCGCATCGGGCAGCTCTATCCGGAGCGGGTCGCGCGCCTCGTGTCCCGGCCGATGACCTGGCTGGCCGCTGCCGGGAGCCCGTTCGTGCGGCTGCTGTCGGTCAGCACCCAGGGCGTGCTGAGACTGATGCGCGTCGACAATGTCGCGGCGCGCGCGGTGACCGAGGAGGAAATCACCGCGAGCCTCGAAGAGGGTCGCGATGCAGGCGTGATCGAGGCGCAGGAGCACCAGATGGTGCAGAACGTGTTCCATCTCGACGATAGGCCGCTGATTTCGCTGATGGTGCCGCGCGCCGACGTCGAATGGCTGGCCGCCGATGCGACGGTCGCGCAATGCCTGGAGCGGGTTGGCGCGGCCGGCAAGGACGCGCACTCCTGGTACCCGGTGTGCCGCGGCTCGCTTGACGACGTGGTCGGCATCGTCAGCGTAGGGCGCCTGCTGCAGCTCGGGCCCGGCGCCCCCGGCACGATCGAATCGCAAGTGCAGCCGGCCGCGTTCCTGCCGGAGACGCTGACCGGGATGGAGCTGCTGGAGCAGTTTCGCGCGAAGTCGGGCCGCATGGTGCTGGTGGTCGACGAGTACGGCGTGGTGCAGGGGCTGATGACGCCGCGCGACCTGCTCGAGGCGATCACCGGTGAACTGCAGCCGGGCACGCAGGCGGAGGCCTGGGCGGTGCTGCGCGAGGACGGATCCTGGTTGCTCGACGGCCTGATGCCGGTGAGCGAACTCAAGGTGCGGCTCGACATCCGCGACCTGCCGGAAGAGGACCGTGGGCGCTACAACACCGTCGCCGGACTGCTGCTTTCCGTCTCGGGCCGGTTGCCCGCGACCGGAGAACGCATCGAATGCGCCGGCTGGATATTCGAAGTGGTCGACTTGGATGGCCGGCGCATCGACAAGGTTCTTGCGACCGAAATCGATATGCCCGAATCCGCGTCCGAATCGACGCAACCGATTCGCAATTGA
- a CDS encoding DNA-binding protein H-NS, whose product MSSYKDLLKQRELLDQQIKDARQREIDHALTQVKSLVAEFGLTAQEVFPTGRGRRAKAHATVAPKYRNSATGATWTGRGKPPKWIQGQDRSKFAIG is encoded by the coding sequence ATGTCCAGCTATAAAGATCTGTTGAAACAACGCGAACTCCTCGACCAGCAAATCAAGGATGCGCGCCAGCGCGAAATCGACCATGCGCTGACGCAAGTCAAATCGCTGGTTGCCGAATTCGGATTGACGGCGCAGGAAGTCTTTCCGACCGGCCGGGGGCGCCGTGCGAAGGCGCATGCAACGGTGGCGCCGAAATACCGTAACTCCGCGACCGGTGCCACCTGGACCGGGCGCGGCAAGCCGCCGAAATGGATCCAGGGGCAGGATCGCAGCAAGTTCGCGATCGGCTGA
- a CDS encoding Multidrug resistance transporter, Bcr/CflA family, which produces MMNPEAQKLWQAPRWALAVLLAVLGMVGPFSIDTYIPAFSGISQSLGAGPVEMQQTLSAYLFGFAFMNLFHGALADSFGRRPVVLWGLALFTLASAGCALSQSVGQLVLFRAIQGLSTGAGIVVSRAVIRDMFPPAEAQQVMSQVTIYFGIAPAIAPIIGGWLFVHLGWHSVFWFLTGIGMALWFANYRLLPETLHASLRQPFHAMHLLRGYWQLCSDPRFLLLAFASGVPFNGMFLYVLAAPVFLGTHLNLAPEHFFWFFVLNIAGIMGGAWASGRLAGKIAPKQQIRHGFVIMLVIGVVNLAANILFEARASWAILPIAVFSFGWALMVPVVTLLVLDLHPERRGLASSLQAVIGAAANGIVAGGIAPLVMHSTVEMAVASLVMMLVGLVAWVYLHHRWPEIGRTAAQA; this is translated from the coding sequence ATGATGAACCCTGAGGCGCAGAAGTTGTGGCAGGCGCCGCGCTGGGCACTGGCCGTACTGCTGGCGGTGCTGGGCATGGTCGGGCCATTCTCGATCGACACCTACATCCCGGCGTTTTCCGGAATTTCGCAGTCGCTCGGCGCCGGTCCGGTCGAGATGCAGCAGACGCTGTCGGCGTATCTGTTCGGCTTCGCCTTCATGAACCTGTTCCATGGCGCGCTGGCCGACAGTTTCGGACGCCGCCCGGTCGTGCTTTGGGGACTGGCACTGTTCACGCTCGCGTCGGCCGGCTGCGCGTTGTCGCAGAGCGTGGGGCAACTGGTGTTGTTCCGCGCGATCCAGGGCTTGTCGACCGGCGCCGGCATCGTCGTGTCACGCGCGGTGATCCGCGACATGTTCCCGCCGGCAGAGGCGCAGCAGGTGATGAGCCAGGTGACGATCTACTTCGGCATCGCGCCGGCGATCGCGCCGATCATCGGCGGCTGGTTGTTCGTGCACCTGGGCTGGCACAGCGTGTTCTGGTTCCTGACCGGCATCGGCATGGCTCTCTGGTTCGCGAACTACCGGCTGCTGCCCGAGACGCTGCACGCGAGCCTGCGCCAGCCGTTCCACGCGATGCACCTGCTGCGCGGCTACTGGCAGCTGTGCTCGGACCCGCGCTTCCTGCTGCTGGCGTTTGCCAGCGGCGTGCCGTTCAACGGCATGTTCCTGTACGTGCTGGCTGCGCCGGTGTTCCTCGGCACGCATCTGAACCTCGCGCCGGAGCACTTCTTCTGGTTCTTCGTGCTGAACATAGCCGGCATCATGGGCGGCGCCTGGGCCAGCGGCCGCCTCGCCGGCAAGATCGCGCCCAAGCAGCAGATCCGCCACGGCTTCGTGATCATGCTGGTGATCGGCGTCGTCAATCTGGCGGCGAATATTTTGTTCGAGGCCCGCGCGTCGTGGGCGATCCTTCCGATCGCGGTGTTCTCGTTCGGCTGGGCGCTGATGGTGCCGGTGGTCACGTTGCTGGTACTGGACCTGCACCCCGAGCGGCGCGGGCTGGCCTCGTCGCTGCAGGCCGTGATCGGCGCGGCGGCGAACGGGATCGTCGCCGGCGGGATCGCACCGCTGGTGATGCATTCGACCGTGGAGATGGCCGTCGCGTCGCTGGTGATGATGCTGGTCGGACTCGTGGCCTGGGTCTACCTGCACCATCGCTGGCCGGAGATCGGCAGGACGGCGGCGCAGGCCTGA
- a CDS encoding Acyl-CoA dehydrogenase, producing the protein MTEPTHEVFNQVDDLTDFNLLDTDAALVEAVERAGADWAWPQLHGYADRLGAAGTWRLADEANRHEPELHSFDARGRRVDAIEFHPSWHAMLALYRSQGLVSLPQRETRAGRWAAWAAGFYLHGQVEQGTLCPATMTTASIPLLQKEPRLWEQLQAKLYSDEYDARDLPLADKRSIWLGMGMTEKQGGSDVRANTTVATPIGAGGRGGEYLLRGHKWFFSAPQCDAHLVVARTGDGGPRTSDLACFFVPRWRPDGSRNAIHVQRLKDKVGNRSNASSEVEFDGAWGVLIGEEGRGIPTIIEMATYTRLNCVLGSAAILRQALVQALHYARQRKAFGRLLVDQPLMRSVLADLALESEAALVLGMRLAQAYEQGDEPVERAWKRVMTPAAKFWVCKRGVELTGETMEVQGGNGYVETGVVARLFREAPVNSIWEGSGNVMCLDVLRAIAREPDAAHALLAELRDAAAGDKALVAALQAVQTMLATVPDALEAMGRVLVQRLVLVAQGCLLRRHAPAATADAFIATRLGAQDAGRVAGAIDTRGIAVDRLLERAFPV; encoded by the coding sequence ATGACCGAGCCGACGCACGAGGTTTTCAACCAGGTCGACGACCTGACCGATTTCAACCTGCTCGATACCGATGCGGCGCTGGTCGAGGCGGTGGAGCGCGCGGGCGCCGACTGGGCCTGGCCGCAGTTGCACGGCTATGCCGATCGCCTGGGCGCCGCCGGCACCTGGCGGCTCGCGGACGAGGCGAACCGGCACGAGCCCGAGCTGCACAGTTTCGATGCGCGCGGTCGGCGCGTCGATGCGATCGAATTTCACCCGAGCTGGCACGCGATGCTCGCGCTCTACCGCAGCCAAGGCCTGGTGTCGCTGCCGCAGCGCGAAACGCGCGCCGGCCGCTGGGCTGCGTGGGCCGCGGGCTTCTACCTGCACGGCCAGGTCGAACAGGGCACGCTGTGTCCGGCGACGATGACCACGGCCAGCATCCCGCTGCTGCAGAAGGAGCCGCGGCTGTGGGAGCAGTTGCAGGCCAAGCTCTACAGCGACGAATACGACGCGCGCGACCTGCCGCTGGCCGACAAGCGCTCGATCTGGCTCGGCATGGGCATGACCGAGAAGCAGGGCGGCTCCGACGTGCGCGCGAACACCACGGTGGCGACACCGATCGGCGCCGGCGGACGCGGCGGCGAATACCTGCTGCGCGGCCACAAGTGGTTCTTCTCGGCGCCGCAATGCGACGCGCACCTGGTGGTGGCGCGCACCGGCGACGGCGGGCCGCGCACGTCCGATCTCGCCTGCTTCTTCGTGCCGCGCTGGCGCCCCGACGGCAGCAGGAATGCGATCCACGTGCAGCGGCTCAAGGACAAGGTCGGCAACCGCAGCAACGCGAGCAGCGAGGTCGAATTCGACGGCGCCTGGGGCGTGCTGATCGGCGAGGAGGGCCGCGGCATTCCGACCATCATCGAGATGGCGACCTATACCCGACTCAATTGCGTGCTCGGCAGCGCGGCGATTCTGCGCCAGGCGCTGGTGCAGGCGCTGCACTATGCACGACAGCGCAAGGCGTTCGGCCGGCTGCTGGTGGATCAGCCGCTGATGCGCTCGGTGCTCGCCGATCTGGCGCTGGAGAGCGAGGCCGCGCTGGTGCTTGGCATGCGGCTGGCCCAGGCCTACGAGCAGGGCGACGAGCCGGTGGAGCGCGCCTGGAAGCGGGTGATGACGCCGGCCGCGAAATTCTGGGTCTGCAAGCGCGGCGTCGAGCTGACCGGCGAGACCATGGAAGTGCAGGGCGGCAACGGCTATGTCGAGACCGGTGTGGTGGCGCGGCTGTTCCGCGAAGCGCCGGTGAATTCGATCTGGGAGGGGTCGGGCAACGTGATGTGCCTCGACGTGCTGCGCGCGATCGCGCGCGAGCCCGATGCGGCGCATGCGCTGCTCGCCGAACTCCGCGACGCCGCGGCCGGCGACAAGGCGCTGGTGGCGGCGCTGCAGGCCGTGCAGACCATGCTCGCGACGGTGCCGGACGCGCTCGAAGCGATGGGCCGCGTGCTGGTGCAGCGCCTGGTGCTGGTTGCGCAAGGCTGCCTGCTGCGCCGCCATGCACCGGCCGCCACCGCCGACGCGTTCATCGCGACCCGGCTCGGAGCACAGGACGCGGGCCGCGTGGCCGGAGCGATCGACACCCGCGGCATCGCTGTCGATCGGCTGCTGGAGCGCGCCTTCCCCGTTTGA
- a CDS encoding NADH dehydrogenase, protein MKRILVLGAGFAGLWSAVGAARQIDALGTAAKDIEVLVVNRDAWHGIRVRNYEPDLSDVRVALAGVLDPIGVAHIEAEVTGIDARARKVSIDAQGGASTLDYDRLVFALGSGMVAPALPGFAQHAFDVDTYAGAMRLNRHIDALPALPHAPGQYTALVIGSGLTGIEAATELVGKLHAAAERGGAPAGAVRVILAEHADHIGSNMGEQAGKVIAEALAAQRIATRTGVRIVSVTADGVRLEDGETIAAATVVCCTGMRASPLAEQLGVPLDRFGRVAIDEVLRVEGVPGVFAAGDVAAAMVDVGHASVMSCQHARPMGRFAGHNVVCDLLGHTMLPMHIAWYTTILDLGAAGACYTEGWDRHVVATGDAAKKTKRIINRERIYPPRGGNRAQILAAAAPVIQAPPQRFA, encoded by the coding sequence ATGAAGCGCATCCTCGTGCTCGGTGCCGGCTTTGCCGGCCTGTGGAGCGCCGTCGGCGCGGCACGGCAGATCGACGCGCTTGGCACCGCGGCGAAAGACATCGAGGTGCTGGTCGTCAATCGAGACGCGTGGCACGGCATCCGGGTGCGCAACTACGAGCCCGACCTGTCCGACGTGCGGGTCGCGTTGGCCGGCGTGCTGGACCCGATCGGCGTCGCGCACATCGAGGCCGAGGTCACCGGGATCGATGCGCGGGCGCGAAAGGTGTCGATCGACGCGCAGGGCGGCGCGAGCACGCTGGACTACGACCGCCTGGTGTTCGCGCTCGGCAGCGGGATGGTCGCGCCCGCGCTGCCGGGCTTTGCGCAGCACGCGTTCGACGTCGACACCTATGCCGGCGCGATGCGGCTCAACCGGCATATCGATGCGCTCCCGGCGCTGCCGCACGCACCGGGGCAGTACACCGCGCTCGTGATCGGATCGGGGCTGACGGGAATCGAAGCGGCGACCGAACTGGTCGGCAAGCTGCACGCGGCGGCCGAGCGCGGCGGCGCACCTGCAGGCGCGGTGCGCGTGATCCTGGCCGAGCACGCCGACCACATCGGCTCGAACATGGGCGAGCAGGCCGGCAAGGTGATCGCCGAGGCGCTGGCCGCGCAGCGGATCGCGACGCGCACCGGCGTGCGCATCGTGTCGGTCACGGCCGACGGGGTGCGCCTCGAAGACGGCGAGACGATCGCCGCGGCAACCGTCGTCTGCTGCACCGGCATGCGCGCGAGTCCGCTGGCCGAGCAGCTCGGCGTGCCGCTGGACCGCTTCGGACGCGTGGCGATCGACGAAGTTCTTCGCGTCGAAGGTGTGCCCGGCGTGTTCGCCGCCGGCGACGTCGCGGCGGCGATGGTGGACGTTGGCCACGCGTCGGTGATGTCGTGCCAGCACGCGCGCCCGATGGGGCGCTTCGCCGGTCACAACGTGGTCTGCGACCTGCTCGGGCACACCATGCTGCCGATGCACATCGCGTGGTACACGACGATCCTCGACCTTGGCGCGGCGGGCGCCTGCTACACCGAAGGCTGGGACCGGCACGTGGTGGCAACCGGCGACGCGGCGAAGAAGACCAAGCGCATCATCAACCGCGAGCGCATCTATCCGCCCCGCGGCGGCAACCGCGCGCAGATCCTCGCCGCGGCCGCGCCGGTGATCCAGGCACCGCCGCAGCGCTTCGCCTGA